From the Mus musculus strain C57BL/6J chromosome 10, GRCm38.p6 C57BL/6J genome, the window CAAATACCAACAGAACCTTCCAGAAAGCTGCCTGCAACTGACAGCCCTGCTTAACAATCCAGAAGATCTGTGATTTATCAGAGCTGTTGCCACTGCAGCTCAGAAGAGCTGTGCCCTCAGGTGGCAAGATGTGACCATACCCTGGGGGACCACAGCCTCCTATGACATGGACCTCTGGGTCCTCTTCCCTgtactttccttcctttccacccTGGCCCCTCCCCTAGTCCCCTGGCTCCTTGTAGCTGTTGCTCCCTCAGGGAAGGTCTGGAGAGAGACAAGAAGGTATGCACTCTACCAGCCATGGGTCCCCAGGACCCAACCAAAGGCCTCTGGAGGTCTCTTGAGACTGGGTGTTCATTATACTCCTAATTATGTCTCAGATTCTGGCTAGGGACAGTGGCAGATGTTGGGTGGAGCCATAACTTGCCACCCAAATATTGGGTCCCCACCTGCTGTGGCTGGACTGAGAGACCATCTGCCTGTACTTCCCCCATCCAAGCCAGAACCtcactagcccaggctggcttggaaggCAGGGTCCCCCTGCAGATCTGCTTCATCTGTCCCAGCCTCCTTACTAAGCCTTGCTGTATTCCCTCATttgtctgcctcagcttccccgcACTGACTGGAGAATTCAGCCTTTGTAAATACTAGGCTGGGTGAATGCCAAGCAAGATCTAAGTCCCCAGTCTCCTGAGCAGTGGGGCAGCCTGCACCAAGCCCCCATAAACTTCCTCGGGCAACAGGAGTGGGGCAGTGTAGACCAGTACAGCCCCATTCCCCATGGGAGGGAAGTGGACGCTGTGTGGTCCAGCCATCAAGTACGGAGGAACCTTGAGGACAAAGGCCACTGAAGGGTTCCATGGCAGGAAATGTCTGGAACAGTATTCGGGGGGATAATTCACATTTGTGAGATGTGCTTTCCCACTCCCCAAAAAGGCCTTGCATGAATTTCCTGTCATTCAGCTGGAGTGGAAGGTCCCACTTGGCCCTTCTGTTAGGAGTGATAGTGAATCCTGACAGGCCTGCAGTCCAGCTGTCTCATGTTCAGTGAGTGGAATAGAGCCGGCACCCAGGACTGTGTGGTGACCTACTGAAAGAGTGCCAGGTGACAGTATAGACAAAAAGGAGATGTCAGAGGAAGGGGAGCTAAGGCTGGCAACATCTCAGCTTCAGGAAGAGCACCCTGAGGATCTCTGAAGTGGTTGGTGACAATGGCAACTAGGACAGACTAGCCCCAGACTGGAACCCTAAAGGACCCCAAGCCTGATGTCCTTTGGATCCCTGGCCAGGTGCCTAGACAGCCTGCCATCTTGAGCCAAGCCATCTCATTAAAAACCAGCTCAAAGTGCAGTCATCTTGctggcttttttatttgcttgatggatgtttttttggtttggttttttgctttgcAGGGAGAGTGAggttttggggggggagggggagctgacCAAGTGTAGATTCATTCATCAGGGCTGAGTGTTCCCTGCAGGCAGCTGCAGTGCAGGATTTTGGGGGAATGCCACATCTTCCAGAGCGTCTGTGAGGACAGACCTCAGAATTCCCAGCAGGAGCCTCCTGGCTGGGGCAGCCTCTGTTCCCTGATCCTACAGGCCACGTTTGGGATAACAAGTGAACCGGGTTCTGAGTCAGTTGAGTTGGGGGACCTGGACAACTGGGAGCTGTAGAAGGTTCCAGAACAATTATAGAGTGCCTATTGTAATGCAAGTCCTGAGACCCAGGAGGGCAGCGTCTGCCCTTGTGCTCCCTGAACTGACAGGGGCAGTGGTCACTAAATGAGTCCATAGGAAGTCGAGCACATGAGAGGGATGTGATGCACGGTCTGGGTGGCCGTGGTTTTCAGCAGGACATTTGATCCTGGGTTTTgaagggtgaagaagagttctGGAAAGCAGAAAGATTTCTCCATGGTTGGTTCAGACTGCTTTTGTAAAGAACtcgatttggttcctagcaccaacaCTGAGTGGCTCATATCCAGCACTAGGGAATTCTGTGATCTCGAGAGCAGTGGTTTCACAGGCATGGAGGCGCGCACCCACGTGCACGCACAACCCCAGCCCTCCAGATGCAGAGACCGATGGCTCTCTCTAAAGAGTtaagggtcagcctggtctaaataagGAGTTCAGACTAGTCAGGGCTATataataaaaccctgtctcagaagaatgctgttgtgggtgggtaggggattgggggggtgggtatgggggacctttgggatagcattgaaaatgtaaacgaggaaaatacctaattaaaaataaataaacaaacaaaaagaagaatgcTGCTGCTACTTTTGTTGGTGTTGGCAgtggtaaatattttaaaagagaagccggacagtggtggcacacttctttgatcccagcacttgtgaggcagaggcaggtggatttctgagttcgaggccagtctggtctatagagtgagttccaggacagccagggctgcacagagaaaccctgtctcgagaaaaaaaagagagaacgaAAACCAAACAcgattcagtgggtaaagatgtttgctgccaagtctgatggccGGATCTGATCAGCAAGACCCACAGGAGAGAAGAAATCTCCAAAAACTGTCCGAGTGTGGGGAGTGTACTTTTCCCCCAACAAACACAAGATATAAATACAtgtgctttttcttccttctttttaagtttGTGATTCAATAATGTTGACCGGGCTGGAGAACAGGAGATCTATCCTACAGATTTCTACCAGATGTGCCTGCCTCACTTACCCCCAGGCTGCACACAGTGTTGTACTGGCCACAGACTGCTCTGGGAGCTTCAGTCTGAGCAGTGGAAGGCATCACCCAACTCTGCCCTGCGTGGCACAGCAAACCTAGGCAGCGGCCCAGCTCCTCCTCCTGTGGACACCCGGACCGGCAGGAGGAACGAGAGCGGGGCTGGCTGGGATGTCTCCTTACCCTCGCACAGCACAGTGGTAACTTCCATCGGGATGGAGTGTGTGCAGACGCTGTGGCTCAGCCTGGCCCTGGCGCTGGCGCGAGGGTCCTGGGTGGTGCGCGGTCACCCTCAGCCCTGCGGGGTTCCCACGCGCGCCGGGGCCTCCGTGCGCCTGGCTGCGCTCCTACCCCGGGCGCCCGCCGCCCGCGCCCGCGTCCTAGCCGCCCTGGCCACCCCTTCCCCGCGGCTGCCGCACAACCTGAGTCTGGAGCTAGTGGCCGTCGCGTCCCCAACCCGGGACCCCGCGTCGCTGGCCCGAGGTCTGTGCCAGGTTCTGGCACCGCCCGGCGTGGTGGCCTCTATAACCTTTCCCGAGGCGCGGCCTGAGCTACGGCTATTGCAGTTCCTGGCAGCTGCCACAGAGACCCCGGTGCTGAGCGTCCTACGGAGGGAGGTGCGCGCGCCCCTCGGAGCTCCGGTACGCTGAGAGCGCGGGAAACCCTGGGGGCGGGGGACGGGAAGCTAAGGAACCCCACACTTCTCCAATCAGGAGATGGAGAGGACCCCTGTCCCAGCCCTTCCCTCCCAAGATGCCTTAACATGCTTTGGCTAGAACAGTATTCCGCTCTCCTCTTCCTGGGCTTGGACAGTGTGGGAAATCCTCCCAGAAACCCCACCTTTCCCTCCTTAAAGGCCAGACAACTCCTTACCCAGAGCTCTGTGATGGCCTTGAGTTTCAGGTGGCCTTGAGTTTCAGGGCAGCACAAGTCATCCCTGTACTTgatatgtctctgtctctgtctctgtctctgtctgtctgtctcatctctctgtctcatctgtctctgtctctctctgtctctctctgatgttttaagacagtctctcactgtgtagaccagacttgcctaaactcagggatccacctgcctctgtcttcctagcactgggattaaaggtgtgtgacattACACCCAACTGGGTTGTTACCAAGGCAGGCCAGCAAAAGGTTCCACCCAGAGACAGCGCCCTGGAGCATGACTCCTAGATGCCTGGGACACAGGAGACCTCAGGTCTTCCTCCATAACCTGTCATGAGGTTGCATCCAGGGAGACCCTAGCCCCAGAGGAGCATTAATGACCTATATCTTGGTATCCCTAAGGCTTCCTGGGTCTGGTGGGAGACTCCAGACCCAAGCTGACAATgacccctgcttcctgacctgtgaaCGGCACCTGTGTGTGCTGCCAGCTTTTGAGCCAGTCTTGTCTCCTCCGGGATTGGCCTGGCCTCACTACACAGAGCTGTGGCATCCTCGGTACCTGTGCTGCCAGGCAGCACCCTGTGGTTTTTAGTTGTCTTGGACTGTCTTGTATTCCAAATATGCAATACAACCCCAGCCCCAGAACTTGTCTATCAAGGGGACTCCTGGGGAGGTAGGCGGGACTAGGTCAGAACTGAAGAGGAGTAAGCTCCGGAGATGTGCAAGGCTCTCCCTGAAAAATGGTAGCAAGGACTCCATAGAGAAGAGCCAACAGAGCTGGATTTTGAAGGATGCATAGGAGGTGGTTGGCATAGAGAAGACTGCTATattcaaataaagtaaaataagggAGGGCTGGGCTCACCGTTCTTTTGGTAAAGTGCATGTCTAGCATGTGGAAGGCCTGCATCCCAATCCCAGCATGGCATAAACTGGAAGTAGTTGAACACACTTGTCATCCTGACATTCTGAAGGTAGAGGCAAAAGGACCAGCAGGTCAAGGTTACATAGTTACTtagttacatagcaagttcaagaccaacctgagcaacataatacttaaaaaaaaaaaaaaaaaagagggtactGGGGAGCCACTGAACAACAGTGAGCTAAAGGTGAGGCAAGATAATGCCCAGTTCTCAAGAACAACGTAGATTCCTTATCAGGGTCGGGTGGGTGGAGCTGTAGATACAGAGGTGGACAGCCCTGACCAGGACCACCTCTTCCCAGACCCCGTTCCACCTGCAGCTGGACTGGGCTAGTCCCCTGGAGACCATCCTGGATGTGCTGGTGTCCCTGGTACGGGCACACGCCTGGGAGGACATTGCTCTAGTGCTCTGTCGTGTCCGGGACCCCAGTGGCCTGGTGACACTCTGGACCAGCCGTGCTAGCCAGGCTCCAAAGTTTGTGCTGGACCTGAGCCAGTTGGACAGCGGGAATGACAGCCTTCGGGCTACACTGGCCCTGCTGGGGACGCTGGAAGGAGGGGGAACCCCCGTGTCTGCAGCCGTCCTCCTGGGCTGCAGCACTGCCCATGCACATGAGGTCCTAGAGGCAGCACCACCGGGTCCCCAGTGGCTGCTGGGCACACCACTGCCCGCCGAGGCACTGCCCAAAACCGGTCTGCCCCCTGGGGTGTTGGTGCTGGGGGAAACCGGGCAGCCTTCCCTGGAAGCTGCCGTCCACGACATGGTGGAGCTTGTGGCTCGGGCACTCAGCAGCATGGCCCTCATGCACCCAGAGCGGGCCCTGCTTCCAGCGGCAGTAAATTGTGAGGACCTGAAAACGGGCGGCTCTGAGTCAACAGCACGCACCTTGGCTAGGTGAGTAGGGACAAGCCTAGGGGAAGGCGTCCAGACCCAGAGCCTGACACCATCCCGTGTGTCAGGCCATGACAGTGATGGAGTGATCGGGAGTGGGTGTCCCAGTAGGAACAGAACTTAGAAGGTCGGATGGCTGTCCCTCCATCCTCAAGACTAGATCTCCCATGGGTTCCAGGCAGGTACTTATCAATGGAGGGGCAGTTCTCTCACAATTGAGACAATTCTTATATTCTATATTCCACAGGTTTCTGAGCAACACCTCATTTCAGGGCCGCACAGGGGCTGTGTGGGTGGCAGGCTCCTCTCAGGTGCATGTGTCTCGGCATTTCAAGGTATGGAGCTTACGCAGGGACCCGCTGGGTGCCCCAGCCTGGGCAACAGTAGGCAGCTGGCAGGATGGACAGCTGGACTTCCAGCCAGGGGCGGCTGCTCTCCGAGTTCCATCTCCATCTGGCACCCAGGCCCGGCCAAAGCTGCGAGTGGTAACTCTGGTGGAACACCCATTTGTGTTCACCAGGGAATCTGATGAAGATGGGCAGTGCCCGGCTGGGCAGCTGTGTCTAGACCCAGGCACCAATGACTCGGCCAGGCTGGATGCGCTCTTCACTGCATTGGAGAATGGCTCCGTGCCTCGCACCCTGAGAAGATGCTGTTATGGCTACTGCATTGACCTGCTGGAGCGGCTGGCCGAGGACCTGGCCTTTGACTTTGAGCTCTATATTGTGGGGGATGGCAAGTACGGGGCCCTGCGTGATGGACGCTGGACAGGCCTGGTGGGTGACCTGCTGGCCGGTCGGGCACACATGGCCGTGACCAGCTTCAGTATCAACTCGGCTCGCTCCCAGGTGGTGGATTTCACCAGCCCTTTCTTCTCCACCAGCCTGGGCATCATGGTGCGCACGCGAGATACAGCCTCACCCATTGGGGCTTTCATGTGGCCCCTGCACTGGTccatgtgggtgggtgtgtttgCTGCCCTGCACCTCACAGCGCTCTTCCTTACTCTGTACGAATGGCGGAGTCCCTACGGGCTCACGCCACGCGGCCGCAACCGTGGTACCGTCTTCTCCTACTCCTCCGCTCTCAACCTCTGCTACGCCATTCTCTTCGGACGCACTGTCTCCAGTAAGACACCCAAGTGTCCTACCGGACGCTTCCTCATGAATCTCTGGGCAATCTTCTGCCTGCTGGTGCTATCCAGTTACACAGCCAACCTGGCAGCTGTCATGGTCGGGGACAAGACATTTGAGGAGCTGTCTGGAATCCATGATCCCAAGGTGAGGTCTGGGAAACCTAAGGGCTTAGAGCTATGGTCAGGACGGGATGGGCACTCGGCTCAGTGGGGACAGTACCATCTCCCACCCATTCCCTTCTCATCAAGAGACTCATTAACTTAAGCGCTGACGTGAAACCAtagccctgcccctgccccatccCAAGAACTTCTCTATTTTTGCCACACCTCCAGCTCCAATCATGACCACAcccccattcttttcttttctttttttggtttttcaagacaggatttctctgtataaccctggctgtcctagaactcactttgtagaccaagctggcctcgaactcagaaatccgcctgcctctgcctccggagtgctaggattaaaggcatgtgccaccatgctaccGCGCCCGGCCACACCCCCATTCTTAAGCATCAGATGTCTtagctcagtttgtagaccaggttggcctcagactcacaaagacccgactgcctctgcctcctgagtgctggaattcacCACGACTGGCCTAAGCAATCGGTCTTCAGCCTGGAAACCACCAGCTCCCACTGCAGGGGTGGCAGGCTGAAGCACATCCGGATTTATTTCCCCCTTTTATGTTTTCTGGAGTTCATGGTATTTACACAGCAACTTCCCTCCTAGGGATCTAGCTGCTCATGTTCTGTTGACCGTCCCCTCCCCACCTTGTGTCCTTTGTGTCCCTTGCAACTGGGTGCTGCCTAATGCTCTAGATACCATAAGTGGTTGATGGCTGGGGGCAGGAGGGGGCCAGGGGGATGagagcagaagaaactggtaTCTCTGGGGTTCTCAAGTAGAATATTTGCGGGTTACTGAATCTGAGCTCAGTGCAAGGTCCCTGCAGGTGGTCACACGTAGGCCCTGGTGGGGATGTGTGCTGCAGGCTGAGCATGCCTCCCCTGCAGCTGCACCACCCTTCCCAAGGCTTCCGCTTTGGCACCGTGTGGGAGAGCAGCGCGGAGGCCTACATCAAGGCGAGCTTCCCCGagatgcacgcacacatgcgTCGCCACAGCGCACCTACCACTCCACACGGAGTGGCCATGCTCACGTGAGTCTGTGGGTACCGTGCAGCTTCGGAGGGCCACCTGCTTCTCAGACCCTATTGACCTTGCCTTGTCCTGCCCCACAGGAGCGACCCGCCCAAGCTCAACGCCTTCATCATGGATAAATCACTACTGGATTATGAGGTGTCCATAGATGCGGACTGCAAGCTGCTCACCGTGGGCAAACCCTTTGCGATCGAGGGTGAGTGCGTGGTGGGGCTCTGGGGATCGCAGCTGTAGGTGCCCGCAGCTTTAGTGGAGCCCTCTCAATCTCCGCAGGCTACGGCATAGGGCTGCCCCAAAATTCGCCGCTCACCTCCAACCTGTCAGAGTTCATCAGTAGGTACAAGTCCTCAGGCTTCATTGATCTGCTCCATGACAAGTGGTACAAGATGGTGCCTTGCGGGAAGCGGGTGTTCGCCGTGACGGAGGTGGGCAGGCGCCAGAGACACAGGGTGGGGAGCCCAGGCTATGCTTGCATGCATTCCTGCTCGCTCTAAACAACCCCAGCTCCAGCGTCCCTTCCTTTAAGAGATCTCCCTAGCTGCCCTGCCCGGGGCGGAATGGGATGGGGTGTCCTCATCCCGACGCTGTGTGGGAATTTTCTTGCCATTCACAGACGCTGCAGATGGGGGTCTACCACTTGTCAGGGTTGTTTGTCCTGCTGTGCCTCGGGCTGGGCAGTGCACTTCTCACCTCGCTGGGTGAGCACGTCTTCTACCGCCTGGTGCTGCCGCGCATCCGCAGGGGCAATAAGCTGCAGTATTGGCTTCACACGAGCCAGGTGAGGAGGCAAGACAAGGTAGGGCGGGGTGGAGGGCACCTCAGGAGCCTACCCAAACACCTGTCTGTGCCCCTAGAAGATCCACCGAGCCCTCAACACAGGGCCACCAGAGGGGCAACAGGAGAGGGCAGAGCAGGAGTGCAGGTAACcacggggcggggcggggcggggcagagCGGGGTCCCAGGCTTAGCGAGCAGACAGGCAGTACTGCCTCCTCCTCTCCGTCCTAGCGGCCCCAAGGAGGAGCAACCTGCAGCCGACGGTGCGGGGCGCTGGAGGCGGGTGCGCCGGGCCGTGGTGGAACGGGAACGGCGCGTGCGTTTCCTGCTGGAACCTGGGGAGGCTGGCGGGGACCATCCGTGGCTCTGCTCCAATGGGCCCGGGGTGCAAGCAGAACTGCGGGAGCTGGAGCTGCGCATTGAGGCTGCACGGGAGCGGCTGCGTAGTGCGCTGCTGCGGCGAGGGGAACTGCGGGCCCAGCTTGGGGATGGCACCCGGCTCAGGCCACTGCGCCTGCTGCATGCGGCGCCCGCCGAGAGCTGAGGAACTACACGGCCACACTGTCCACGACAGTTTATTCTATATACAAACACGACTCTGTACACTGCAATTAAATAGCGTGGAACGTGTGCCCCGCATCGTGAGCCACCACCTGCTAGTCCGGGCCCGGGCGCTCGGCCCCGTGCGGGCGCCGTGTGGAAGGCACTGGGGAGCACCAGGCGGCCGATGGCCTCGTGCCCATCGCCGCCCTGTCCCGGCCGCTTCCAGAACCTTCGCCACCAGCCCCTCTCCCTGCAGACCACAGCTCTCTTGGGCTCGGGCCGCGGCTCCACTGGGAGCCGGGCACGACACCGGTCTCAGGACCCGGCAGGGGCGGGTGCGTCCTCCAGAGGGACCCCAGGGTCAGGTCGTGAGCTGTCCGGGGTACTAGGGGCTGTTGGCCGCCGCTCCAGGAGAGAGGCGCTCAGCCCCGACAGGAAGGATGCGTCAGAGATGATGGCGGCGGTCTCGGCCACCCAACCTAGGTCACTGCCGGATACTGAGGCCCCAGCGCCCAGTGAGCCAGGCCCAGATGCCCCGCCAGTGGGCGCGGGGCTGGAGCTGGGGCCCAGC encodes:
- the Grin3b gene encoding glutamate receptor ionotropic, NMDA 3B isoform X1, which translates into the protein MCLPHLPPGCTQCCTGHRLLWELQSEQWKASPNSALRGTANLGSGPAPPPVDTRTGRRNESGAGWDVSLPSHSTVVTSIGMECVQTLWLSLALALARGSWVVRGHPQPCGVPTRAGASVRLAALLPRAPAARARVLAALATPSPRLPHNLSLELVAVASPTRDPASLARGLCQVLAPPGVVASITFPEARPELRLLQFLAAATETPVLSVLRREVRAPLGAPTPFHLQLDWASPLETILDVLVSLVRAHAWEDIALVLCRVRDPSGLVTLWTSRASQAPKFVLDLSQLDSGNDSLRATLALLGTLEGGGTPVSAAVLLGCSTAHAHEVLEAAPPGPQWLLGTPLPAEALPKTGLPPGVLVLGETGQPSLEAAVHDMVELVARALSSMALMHPERALLPAAVNCEDLKTGGSESTARTLARFLSNTSFQGRTGAVWVAGSSQVHVSRHFKVWSLRRDPLGAPAWATVGSWQDGQLDFQPGAAALRVPSPSGTQARPKLRVVTLVEHPFVFTRESDEDGQCPAGQLCLDPGTNDSARLDALFTALENGSVPRTLRRCCYGYCIDLLERLAEDLAFDFELYIVGDGKYGALRDGRWTGLVGDLLAGRAHMAVTSFSINSARSQVVDFTSPFFSTSLGIMVRTRDTASPIGAFMWPLHWSMWVGVFAALHLTALFLTLYEWRSPYGLTPRGRNRGTVFSYSSALNLCYAILFGRTVSSKTPKCPTGRFLMNLWAIFCLLVLSSYTANLAAVMVGDKTFEELSGIHDPKLHHPSQGFRFGTVWESSAEAYIKASFPEMHAHMRRHSAPTTPHGVAMLTSDPPKLNAFIMDKSLLDYEVSIDADCKLLTVGKPFAIEGYGIGLPQNSPLTSNLSEFISRYKSSGFIDLLHDKWYKMVPCGKRVFAVTETLQMGVYHLSGLFVLLCLGLGSALLTSLGEHVFYRLVLPRIRRGNKLQYWLHTSQVRRQDKVGRGGGHLRSLPKHLSVPLEDPPSPQHRATRGATGEGRAGVQVTTGRGGAGQSGVPGLASRQAVLPPPLRPSGPKEEQPAADGAGRWRRVRRAVVERERRVRFLLEPGEAGGDHPWLCSNGPGVQAELRELELRIEAARERLRSALLRRGELRAQLGDGTRLRPLRLLHAAPAES
- the Grin3b gene encoding glutamate receptor ionotropic, NMDA 3B precursor, with amino-acid sequence MECVQTLWLSLALALARGSWVVRGHPQPCGVPTRAGASVRLAALLPRAPAARARVLAALATPSPRLPHNLSLELVAVASPTRDPASLARGLCQVLAPPGVVASITFPEARPELRLLQFLAAATETPVLSVLRREVRAPLGAPTPFHLQLDWASPLETILDVLVSLVRAHAWEDIALVLCRVRDPSGLVTLWTSRASQAPKFVLDLSQLDSGNDSLRATLALLGTLEGGGTPVSAAVLLGCSTAHAHEVLEAAPPGPQWLLGTPLPAEALPKTGLPPGVLVLGETGQPSLEAAVHDMVELVARALSSMALMHPERALLPAAVNCEDLKTGGSESTARTLARFLSNTSFQGRTGAVWVAGSSQVHVSRHFKVWSLRRDPLGAPAWATVGSWQDGQLDFQPGAAALRVPSPSGTQARPKLRVVTLVEHPFVFTRESDEDGQCPAGQLCLDPGTNDSARLDALFTALENGSVPRTLRRCCYGYCIDLLERLAEDLAFDFELYIVGDGKYGALRDGRWTGLVGDLLAGRAHMAVTSFSINSARSQVVDFTSPFFSTSLGIMVRTRDTASPIGAFMWPLHWSMWVGVFAALHLTALFLTLYEWRSPYGLTPRGRNRGTVFSYSSALNLCYAILFGRTVSSKTPKCPTGRFLMNLWAIFCLLVLSSYTANLAAVMVGDKTFEELSGIHDPKLHHPSQGFRFGTVWESSAEAYIKASFPEMHAHMRRHSAPTTPHGVAMLTSDPPKLNAFIMDKSLLDYEVSIDADCKLLTVGKPFAIEGYGIGLPQNSPLTSNLSEFISRYKSSGFIDLLHDKWYKMVPCGKRVFAVTETLQMGVYHLSGLFVLLCLGLGSALLTSLGEHVFYRLVLPRIRRGNKLQYWLHTSQKIHRALNTGPPEGQQERAEQECSGPKEEQPAADGAGRWRRVRRAVVERERRVRFLLEPGEAGGDHPWLCSNGPGVQAELRELELRIEAARERLRSALLRRGELRAQLGDGTRLRPLRLLHAAPAES
- the Grin3b gene encoding glutamate receptor ionotropic, NMDA 3B isoform X3 codes for the protein MCLPHLPPGCTQCCTGHRLLWELQSEQWKASPNSALRGTANLGSGPAPPPVDTRTGRRNESGAGWDVSLPSHSTVVTSIGMECVQTLWLSLALALARGSWVVRGHPQPCGVPTRAGASVRLAALLPRAPAARARVLAALATPSPRLPHNLSLELVAVASPTRDPASLARGLCQVLAPPGVVASITFPEARPELRLLQFLAAATETPVLSVLRREVRAPLGAPTPFHLQLDWASPLETILDVLVSLVRAHAWEDIALVLCRVRDPSGLVTLWTSRASQAPKFVLDLSQLDSGNDSLRATLALLGTLEGGGTPVSAAVLLGCSTAHAHEVLEAAPPGPQWLLGTPLPAEALPKTGLPPGVLVLGETGQPSLEAAVHDMVELVARALSSMALMHPERALLPAAVNCEDLKTGGSESTARTLARFLSNTSFQGRTGAVWVAGSSQVHVSRHFKVWSLRRDPLGAPAWATVGSWQDGQLDFQPGAAALRVPSPSGTQARPKLRVVTLVEHPFVFTRESDEDGQCPAGQLCLDPGTNDSARLDALFTALENGSVPRTLRRCCYGYCIDLLERLAEDLAFDFELYIVGDGKYGALRDGRWTGLVGDLLAGRAHMAVTSFSINSARSQVVDFTSPFFSTSLGIMVRTRDTASPIGAFMWPLHWSMWVGVFAALHLTALFLTLYEWRSPYGLTPRGRNRGTVFSYSSALNLCYAILFGRTVSSKTPKCPTGRFLMNLWAIFCLLVLSSYTANLAAVMVGDKTFEELSGIHDPKDFSV
- the Grin3b gene encoding glutamate receptor ionotropic, NMDA 3B isoform X2, producing MCLPHLPPGCTQCCTGHRLLWELQSEQWKASPNSALRGTANLGSGPAPPPVDTRTGRRNESGAGWDVSLPSHSTVVTSIGMECVQTLWLSLALALARGSWVVRGHPQPCGVPTRAGASVRLAALLPRAPAARARVLAALATPSPRLPHNLSLELVAVASPTRDPASLARGLCQVLAPPGVVASITFPEARPELRLLQFLAAATETPVLSVLRREVRAPLGAPTPFHLQLDWASPLETILDVLVSLVRAHAWEDIALVLCRVRDPSGLVTLWTSRASQAPKFVLDLSQLDSGNDSLRATLALLGTLEGGGTPVSAAVLLGCSTAHAHEVLEAAPPGPQWLLGTPLPAEALPKTGLPPGVLVLGETGQPSLEAAVHDMVELVARALSSMALMHPERALLPAAVNCEDLKTGGSESTARTLARFLSNTSFQGRTGAVWVAGSSQVHVSRHFKVWSLRRDPLGAPAWATVGSWQDGQLDFQPGAAALRVPSPSGTQARPKLRVVTLVEHPFVFTRESDEDGQCPAGQLCLDPGTNDSARLDALFTALENGSVPRTLRRCCYGYCIDLLERLAEDLAFDFELYIVGDGKYGALRDGRWTGLVGDLLAGRAHMAVTSFSINSARSQVVDFTSPFFSTSLGIMVRTRDTASPIGAFMWPLHWSMWVGVFAALHLTALFLTLYEWRSPYGLTPRGRNRGTVFSYSSALNLCYAILFGRTVSSKTPKCPTGRFLMNLWAIFCLLVLSSYTANLAAVMVGDKTFEELSGIHDPKLHHPSQGFRFGTVWESSAEAYIKASFPEMHAHMRRHSAPTTPHGVAMLTSDPPKLNAFIMDKSLLDYEVSIDADCKLLTVGKPFAIEGYGIGLPQNSPLTSNLSEFISRRCRWGSTTCQGCLSCCASGWAVHFSPRWVSTSSTAWCCRASAGAISCSIGFTRARRSTEPSTQGHQRGNRRGQSRSAGNHGAGRGGAERGPRLSEQTGSTASSSPS